The Treponema succinifaciens DSM 2489 region AAAACAGACTGTATGGTTGGCGAATCCGATTCATTAATCATCTGCAGAAGAAATTGTAGAACAGTTGAACGTAAAGTTCGCGGTTCCGAAAATGGCAGATAATAAAATCTAAATTTAGAAGTGAACAATGTTTTTCCCGGGGAATTTTCCTCGGGATTTTTTGTGTGAATAAAAATTCATTTATCTTATTTCAATTGATACTATCTGAAAAAACTTGTATACTTATTTAAATATTTATAATATAGAAAGAAATTTACTTTTATCGAAAAGATGCAATTATATTTTTAGGATTTAGCAATGAAATTTACAGAATTTTCTTTACACGAGAGCCTTTTGCAGGGAATTGAAGGTGCAGGCTACGTGGATTGTACGCCTGTTCAGGAGCAGGTTTTAAAGTCTTCTTTGGAAGGAAGGGATTTGTATGTTCAGTCGCAGACAGGAACTGGAAAAACTGCGGCGTATTTAACAAGCGTTATTCAGGAGCTTTTGACACGCGGAGAGTCGGCTGGAAAAAAGGCTTTGGTTATGGTTCCTACAAGAGAACTTGCGGTTCAGGTTCAGGAAGAAGCCCAGAAGCTTGCAAAGTTCACTTCACTTAAATGCGCAAGTTTCTATGGCGGTGTTGGCTATGACAAGCAGGTTGCGTCCTTGAAGAAAGGCGTGGACATTATGATTGGAACTCCGGGACGCGTAATCGACTTGAACCATGGAAACCAGATGGATTTGAGTTCTGTTGCTTTTCTTGTGATTGATGAAGCCGACAGGATGTTTGACATGGGATTTTATCCGGATTTAAGAACGCTTATAAAAGTTTTGCCTTCAAGCGAGCAACGGCAGACTATGCTTTTTAGTGCGACCTTGAATTCCTATGTAAAAAATCTTGCTTGGGAATATACGCGCAATCCGGCAGAAATTACAATCGCCGCGGAAAACATAACTGTTGACGAAATTGCCCAGGAGCTTTTCCATGTTTCAAGCGATGACAAAATGAAACTTTTGCTTGGAATTATTTCGCATGAAAAGCCTGAAAGCCTGATTGTTTTCTGCAACACAAAAAAGAGCTGCGAGATTGTCGCAAAACGTCTTAAAATGAACGGATTTGAAAGCGAGTTCATAATAGGAGATCTTCCGCAGAAAAAGCGTCTGACCATAATGGACAAATTTAAAGCTGGAGCTATAAAGTGTCTTGTTGCTACGGATGTCGCTGCCCGTGGAATTGACGTGAACGACCTTGCGATGGTTATAAACTACGACTTGCCAAATGAGGCTGAAAATTACGTGCATCGAATTGGAAGAACTGCCCGTGCCGGAAAATCAGGAAAGGCTTTCACTTTTTGCAGCGAGCAGGACGTTTATTCCTTGCCGCCAATTGAGCGTTATATCGAAAAGTCCATTCCTAGCTGTGTTGCAGATGAATCCATGTTTGCCGAAGACAAAAGCGCAGGTGTTTATATAAAGCTTGACAGCTATCACGAAGATTACAATGACAAAAGCGAATTTGGCCGCCGCCGCGCAGCTGAATATAATAGAAAAAATGGCAATTCAGACAGAAGACGATCTTCAAAAAAAGGAAGCGGACGTTATTCTTCACGCAACGAGGAAGCCAAAAAAGAATACAAGCGCGACAGGCGTGTTTATATTGATGAAGATAAACTTGCCTCAATGTCAACAGAAGAGCGCATGAAAATTTACAAGGAAAAATATGCGTCTTTTGCATCCGGCTCATCTTATAATAAGCAGAAAATTTCTACAAAAAAACAGGGCGTTGCAAAGAAAAATTCTTCAGTGCAAAAAAATGCTTCAGGGAAAAAGAATTATTCTTCAAAGTCTGCTGAATCTAAAAAAACGTCTCAGAAAAAAAGCGTGTTTGCTAGAATAAAATCCTTCTTTGGAAAAAAATAAATCGGAGAAAAAAATTGATTACAGTAACAGACGTAAGCCTAAAGTTTAGTGAAAAACCTTTGTTCAAAGATGTGAACATAAAATTTATGAAAGGAAACTGCTACGGAATTATCGGTGCGAACGGAGCAGGCAAGTCAACTTTCTTGAAAATTCTTTCTGGCGAAATCGAACATGATACGGGAACAATCACAATTACTCCCGGCGAGCGTATGTCGGTTTTAAGCCAGGATCACTTTAAGTATGACGGATATTCGGTAAAGGAAACCGTAAAAATGGGCTACCCGAAGCTTTATCAGCTGGAAAAAGATATTGATGCAATTTATGCAAAGGAAGATTTTTCTGATGAAGATGGAATGAAGGCTGCGGATATGCAGGCGGAATTTGGTGAGCTTGGTGGCTACGAGGCTGAAAATCAGATTGAGCAGATGCTTTCTGGTCTTGGTCTTGAGGAAGAATTCCACGACAGAATGATGAGCGAGCTGGATGAAAGCCAAAAAGTGCGCGTGCTTCTTGCTCAGGCTCTTTTTGGAAATCCTGACTATCTTATCCTCGATGAGCCTACAAACGGTCTTGACCTTGAGTCCATTATTTGGCTTGAAGAATTTCTTTTGGAATTTGAAAACTGCGTTATTGTTGTTTCTCATGACCGTCACTTTTTGAATGCGGTCTGCACATTTACTTGCGATATTGACTACGGAAAAATCACCCAGTTTACCGGAAACTATGATTTCTGGTATCAGATGAGCCAGATTCTTCAAAAGCAGGCAAAAGATCAGCAAAAAAAACGCGAAGACAAAATGGCAGACCTTAAGCAGTTTATCCAGCGTTTTGCAAGCAATGTTTCAAAGTCAGGTCAAGCTTCGAGCCGCAAAAAAATGCTTGAAAAAATGGAGCTTGAGGATATTCCCGTTACAAGCCGCAAATTTCCTTATGTTGGATTTCAGCCTGAACGCGAGATTGGGAACTTTGTCCTTACCGCTGAGAAATTGAATTCAAAGGACGACGATGGAAATGTTCTGCTCAATGACTTTAGCATTACAATTCATCCTGGTGAAAAAGTCGCTTTTGTTGGAATGGAGCATAACTCAATAACTTCATTCTTCGATATTGTTTCGGAAACAAAAAAGCCTGAAAGCGGAACTTACAGCTGGGGTCAGACTACGAGCCATAGCTATATGGGTCGCGACAATTCAGCGTATTTTAACAACGAACTTACAATAACTGACTGGCTCAAGCAATATTCTCCTGATCAGGATGATGCTTATGTACGCGGATTTTTGGGACGTATGCTTTTTTCCGGCGATGATGGACTAAAAAAGGTAAAGGTTCTTTCAGGAGGCGAAAAAGTGCGCTGTATGCTTTCAAAAATGATGCTTAGCGGTGCAAATGTTCTGATTCTTGACGATCCTACAAACCACTTGGATCTTGAGTCAATTGAAAGCTTGAACGAAGGTCTTGTAAAGTTTCCGGGCGTTGTAATGTTTTCAAGCCACGACCATGAGTTCATTTCGACAATTGCAAACAGAATCATCGAAATTACTCCAAAGGGAATAATCGACCGAATGATGAATTTTGATGATTATCTCAAGGATGATCAGGTTAAGCAGCTTAGAAAAGAATATTACGCTGGCTTGAATAAAAAGATAAGAATCTGATTTCAGAGAAAGTCTTTATGAATCCGTGCATTGCATTTTGTTTGCTTTGCGCGGATTTTTTTTGCAAAAATTA contains the following coding sequences:
- a CDS encoding DEAD/DEAH box helicase, with translation MKFTEFSLHESLLQGIEGAGYVDCTPVQEQVLKSSLEGRDLYVQSQTGTGKTAAYLTSVIQELLTRGESAGKKALVMVPTRELAVQVQEEAQKLAKFTSLKCASFYGGVGYDKQVASLKKGVDIMIGTPGRVIDLNHGNQMDLSSVAFLVIDEADRMFDMGFYPDLRTLIKVLPSSEQRQTMLFSATLNSYVKNLAWEYTRNPAEITIAAENITVDEIAQELFHVSSDDKMKLLLGIISHEKPESLIVFCNTKKSCEIVAKRLKMNGFESEFIIGDLPQKKRLTIMDKFKAGAIKCLVATDVAARGIDVNDLAMVINYDLPNEAENYVHRIGRTARAGKSGKAFTFCSEQDVYSLPPIERYIEKSIPSCVADESMFAEDKSAGVYIKLDSYHEDYNDKSEFGRRRAAEYNRKNGNSDRRRSSKKGSGRYSSRNEEAKKEYKRDRRVYIDEDKLASMSTEERMKIYKEKYASFASGSSYNKQKISTKKQGVAKKNSSVQKNASGKKNYSSKSAESKKTSQKKSVFARIKSFFGKK
- a CDS encoding ABC-F family ATP-binding cassette domain-containing protein, whose amino-acid sequence is MITVTDVSLKFSEKPLFKDVNIKFMKGNCYGIIGANGAGKSTFLKILSGEIEHDTGTITITPGERMSVLSQDHFKYDGYSVKETVKMGYPKLYQLEKDIDAIYAKEDFSDEDGMKAADMQAEFGELGGYEAENQIEQMLSGLGLEEEFHDRMMSELDESQKVRVLLAQALFGNPDYLILDEPTNGLDLESIIWLEEFLLEFENCVIVVSHDRHFLNAVCTFTCDIDYGKITQFTGNYDFWYQMSQILQKQAKDQQKKREDKMADLKQFIQRFASNVSKSGQASSRKKMLEKMELEDIPVTSRKFPYVGFQPEREIGNFVLTAEKLNSKDDDGNVLLNDFSITIHPGEKVAFVGMEHNSITSFFDIVSETKKPESGTYSWGQTTSHSYMGRDNSAYFNNELTITDWLKQYSPDQDDAYVRGFLGRMLFSGDDGLKKVKVLSGGEKVRCMLSKMMLSGANVLILDDPTNHLDLESIESLNEGLVKFPGVVMFSSHDHEFISTIANRIIEITPKGIIDRMMNFDDYLKDDQVKQLRKEYYAGLNKKIRI